The stretch of DNA GGTCCGAGTGCATCTGGTGAAAGCGCGCACCCGCCAGATTGATGCTGAGACCTTCCGGGTGCTGCTTCAGCATATGCACCACCGAGTCGACCTTCCAGCCTCCGAGCCCGTGTCCCTGCAAGGGGCGTTCCCAGAGCATCTTCACGCCCACGTCCCAGTTGCCGAGACGGGAAAGAATGTTGCCGTCATTGCCGGCCACCAGGCGGTGCACCTTGTCGAAGAAGGCGCCGCCCAACTTCGCTGCCGTAAACAAGGTGCCCACGGCCACGACGGCCAGCAGGGCCCACAGCTTCGGGCCCGCTTCCCGCACGCGGGTGAAGCCTTCCCGGAATCCGCCGAAGTACACCAGCGAGACCACCGCCCCGACGCTCAGGCCAAGCGCTGCGGCGCGGGTGCCGCAGGCCACCATCACGACGAAGCCGACCAGCGCCACCAGCACGCCCACGCCCTGCCAGAAGCGCTGGCGGGCGGAGATGGCAAAGCCGAGCACGACCGGCACGCACAGCGCGAGCAACTCGGCCAGGTAATTCTGGTTGCCGAGCGAGCCCATCGGCGTGGCCACGCCACTGGGCGCCCCGAGGGCCAGCACGGCCCCTTCCAGCACGCCACCAACCGGCACCTTGCCGCGAAACACTTCCACAAAGGGGTATTTGGCCTGCTGCATGAGGCCGAGCACACTTTCAATCGAGACCAGGGCCGCAATCACGCCGACCGTGTAGCCCACCCGTTCGCGCGGCGCGTGCTTGATCCAGTCCCAGACGGCCTGAGCCGCAAACACGTAGGCGAGCACCGTCAGCGCAAAGCGAGCGTGCAAGGCTGGGTGAGGGGCCCAGAGGGTGCTGAGGGCCACCCAGACGACAAAGGCAGCCGCCACTCGCCAGGGCCACAGGCCCCAGGCGGCCGCCCCGGGGGTTCCCCCTCGCAGGGTCTCCGCTCCCAGGCCAACGGCCGCCACGACCCAGGCCATCGCCACGGCAAACGTTTCCGCCCCGATCTTGAACGGGTCGTCCAGGAAGCGAGGCATCCAGAAAATGGTACCCAGCACCCACAGGGGCAAGGTGAGATAGGTCAGCCGGTCCAACCAGCGCGCCAGGGTATCCGCCATGGTCGTTCAATTCCTCCGGGAAGGGTTATT from Candidatus Sericytochromatia bacterium encodes:
- a CDS encoding O-antigen ligase family protein, which produces MADTLARWLDRLTYLTLPLWVLGTIFWMPRFLDDPFKIGAETFAVAMAWVVAAVGLGAETLRGGTPGAAAWGLWPWRVAAAFVVWVALSTLWAPHPALHARFALTVLAYVFAAQAVWDWIKHAPRERVGYTVGVIAALVSIESVLGLMQQAKYPFVEVFRGKVPVGGVLEGAVLALGAPSGVATPMGSLGNQNYLAELLALCVPVVLGFAISARQRFWQGVGVLVALVGFVVMVACGTRAAALGLSVGAVVSLVYFGGFREGFTRVREAGPKLWALLAVVAVGTLFTAAKLGGAFFDKVHRLVAGNDGNILSRLGNWDVGVKMLWERPLQGHGLGGWKVDSVVHMLKQHPEGLSINLAGARFHQMHSDPLQLFVELGFIGGGLMVLGMALWAHRLRGDASWTLPQKIGLVCGMVALTVSSAFGFPFHVAQTALAAVVVVAVGLVCLTPSATGPAPSPLPLGARLPVGLAVFGLVAGLGFLSFQRGMGPVSAASEYHYLAEHVQKEGQRAAGIEVLFGAAVRHDPFKPQHVFGQMGVLAKKGDYAGAVKVYEAHANEGLGSDSMLIYGKSLSELGRTEEAKKVLHEVLLSYPPEMRNHALAARYLAAIGGTNPRQAEFDAWVKSQAGQPAQP